The Pseudomonas alkylphenolica genomic sequence TACCGCTGCAGCGGAGAGGGCGGCATTGCGCCCGTCGTCACTGACTTGCGGTTTGCGCAGCAAGTGCAGGGTCCAGCCCTCGGCTTCCAGCGGCAGGCTTTCCCACAGGTATTCAGTGCTGCCTTCCGGGCCCTGCACGCGCATCAGGTGACTGTCGTCATCGAAACGGCTGAGTACCTGGTGCTGCAGTGGCACCAGCTGTTGCTTGTCGTACTGGCGGGTGGCGGCCAGCTCGGCATGGTCGGCGCTGCTCAAGGGCTTGAGTTGGCGGTAGCGCCAACCGTCCTGGTTGGCGATGAAGATGATCCCACGGGCATCGCTGACCAGCAGGATGTCGTTGCCCTGGCGCCATTCACGTTCAAGCTCGGGGAACTCCAGCTTGACCACCATGGCCCCGAGGAAGCGGCCATGTTCGTCCTGCACGGCGCTGGAGAGGAAGTAGCCGGGCACGCCGCTGGTCACGCCGACCGCATAGAAGCGCCCGCTGCCCTGGCTGCGGGTCTGTTTGAAGTAGGGGCGAAAGCCGTAGTTGGAACCGACATAGGTGCTGGGCAGGCGCCAGTTGCTGGCGGCCACGGCCAGGCCGGTGCGGTCTAGCAGTTCCAGGGTCGAGGAGTTGGCCGCGCCATTGATGCGTTCGAGTTTACGGTTCAGGGCGTCCTGGACCTGCTCGGTGACCGGGCCACTGAGCGCGCTGATCAGCTCCGGGTCCAGGGCCAGGACGGCGGGCAGGGCGCGGTAGCGTTCGATCAGGGTGTGCAGCGAGTTGGCGTACAAGCCCAGTTGCTGGCTGGCCCGGCCGGCATCCTCGACCATCGACTGGCGTTTGGCGTGGTGCATCGCCCAGCCAGCGGTGAACAGCGTGCCGGCCAGGATGAAGAAAATGATCAGCCCCAGTCGCAGGGCACGAAACGAGTAAGGCATGGTGCAGATCCCGGCAGAGGGGAAGGCCTCCTGGCCTTCCCTTGGCGCTTGGCAACGGATTACAGCAGTTCGAAACGTTGTTGCTGCACCGCCTGGGAGTCAAGCCCGATCTGGACATTGAACTCGCCGGGCTCGGCCGCCCATTGCAGTTGGGTGTTGTAGAACTTCAGGTCTTCTTCACTGATCTGGAAGCGTACGGTGCGCTCTTCACCGGCCTTGAGCATGACCTTCTGGAAGTTCTTCAACTCCTTGATCGGGCGGCTCATGGACGCGGCAATGTCTTGCAGGTACAGCTGCACCACGGTTTCGCCATCACGTTTGCCGGTGTTTTTCACGCGGATACTGGCTTCGAGGGTCTGGCCCTTTTTCAGCGTCTTGCTCGACAGGGTCAGTGGCGACAGGCTGAACTCGCTGTAGCTCAGGCCGTAGCCGAAAGGATAGAGCGGGCCGTTGGGCTCTTCGAAGTACTGCGAGGTGTAGTTGCCAGGCTTGCCCGGGGTGAAGGGCCGGCCAATGCTCAGGTGGTTGTAGTACATCGGGATCTGCCCGACCGAGCGCGGGAAGGTGATTGGCAGTTTGCCCGAGGGGTTGTAATCGCCGAACAGCACATCGGCAATGGCATTACCGCCTTCGGTACCGGTGAACCAGGTTTCCAGGATCGCATCGGCCTGCTCGCGTTCCCAGCTCAGCGACAGTGGCCGGCCGTTCATCAGCACCAGTACCAGCGGCTTGCCGGTGGCTTTCAGGGCCTTGATCAGCTCGCGCTGGGCGGCCGGGATTTCCAGGGTGGTGCGGCTCGACGATTCGTGCGACATGCCACGCGACTCACCGACCACGGCGACGATCACATCGGACTGCTTGGCCGCTTTGACCGCTTCATCGATCAGCACCGCAGCCGGACGTGGGTCGTCGACGATTTCCGGCGCATCGAAGTTGAGGAAGTTCAGGTAATCGAGGATGGCCTTGTCGTGGGTGACGTTGGAGCCTTTGGCATAGATCACCTTGGCCTGGTCACCGAGCACCTGGCGCATGCCTTCGCGCACGGTCACCGACTGCTGTGGACGACCGGCGGCGGCCCAGCTGCCCATCATGTCGATCGGTGCATCGGCCAGCGGCCCGACCAGGGCGATGGTGCCGGCCTTTTTCAGTGGCAGGGTCTGTTCGCGGTTTTCCAGCAGCACCATGCTGCGGCGCGCCACGTCACGCGCTTCGGCACGGTGCAGGCGGTTTTCGGCGTAGGTATCGGCTGGGTCGTCGCTGGCCTTGCCGATGCGACGGTACGGGTCGGCGAACAGGCCCATGTCGTACTTGGCGCCAAGCACTTCACGCACGGCGTTGTCGATATCGGCCTGGTTGATTTCGCCGGCCTTGAGCAGGCTGGCCAGTTCTGAATCGTACAGCGAGTCGTTCATGCTCAGGTCGATGCCGGCCTTGATCGCCAGCTTCGCCGCTTCGCGGCCATCGCGGGCGACACCATGGCGCACCAGTTCGGTGATTGCCCCGTGGTCGCTGACGGTCACGCCCTTGAAGCCCCAGTCCTTGCGCAACAGGTCATGCATCAGCCAGGTGTTGGAGGTGGCCGGCACGCCGTTGATCGAGTTCAGCGCAACCATCACCCCACCGGCGCCGGCATCGATGGCGGCGCGGTAGGGGGGCAGGTAGTCGTTGAACATCTTGGTCGGGCTCATGTCGACCGTGTTGTAGTCGCGGCCGCCTTCCACCGCGCCGTACAGGGCGAAGTGCTTGACGCTGGCCATCAGGCTGGTTGCCTCGGCCGGGCTCTTGCCCTGGAAGGACTCGACCATGACTTTGGAAATCCGCGAGACCAGGTAGGTGTCTTCACCAAAGCCTTCACTGGTGCGGCCCCAGCGTGGGTCGCGGGCGATATCGACCATTGGCGCGAAGGTCATGTCGATACCGTCGGCGGAGGCTTCGAGGGCGGATACCCGTCCGACCTTGGCGATGGCGTCCATGTCCCAGCTCGAGGCCAGCGCCAGGCTGATCGGGAAAATCGTGCGGTGGCCGTGGATCACGTCGTAGGCGAAGAACATCGGGATCTTCAGGCGGCTGCGACCTGCCGCGTCCTGCATCGGACGGTTTTCGGCACGGGTGATCGAGTTGAAGGTACCGCCGATGCGGCCGGCGGCGATTTCCTTGCGGATCTGCTCGCGGGGCATTTCCGGGCCGATGCTGATCAGGCGCAACTGGCCGATTTTCTCGTCCAGGGTCATCTGGCCCATGAGGTCGGCGATAAAGGCCTGTTTGTTCTTCAATGGCTCTGCAGGGGTATCGGCAAAGGCCGACTGACTGGCCAGGCTGACGACGAGGCCCAGCAAACACAGCTTGTTCATTAATTCTGTTCTCAAGGCCCGGGGCAGTATTCACGGTGATACTGCCCAGCCGAAGTTGGGGAAGCGGCTATTGTTGTAGTTTGCTGGGGCATCTTTTAGCCGATTGGGCCATCGCGATCCAGCGGCGGTGACGGATTATGCCTCAAGTACACGAGTTCACGCTGATCAAGGAGTAGGGCAACTATGCAGGTAATCCAGTTCAAGGGCGTTAGGCTGTGGCTGCTGCTGATGCTCGGCAGCCTGCTGGCCGGTTGCGGGATCAACAACATTCCCGACTACGATGAGCAGGTCAAGGCCGCCTGGGCCCAGGTGCAGAACCAGTACCAGCGCCGCGCCGACCTGATCCCCAACTTGGTGGAAACGGT encodes the following:
- a CDS encoding ATP-binding protein, with protein sequence MPYSFRALRLGLIIFFILAGTLFTAGWAMHHAKRQSMVEDAGRASQQLGLYANSLHTLIERYRALPAVLALDPELISALSGPVTEQVQDALNRKLERINGAANSSTLELLDRTGLAVAASNWRLPSTYVGSNYGFRPYFKQTRSQGSGRFYAVGVTSGVPGYFLSSAVQDEHGRFLGAMVVKLEFPELEREWRQGNDILLVSDARGIIFIANQDGWRYRQLKPLSSADHAELAATRQYDKQQLVPLQHQVLSRFDDDSHLMRVQGPEGSTEYLWESLPLEAEGWTLHLLRKPQVSDDGRNAALSAAAVWLSLVFALLFISQRLRLARLRQRSREELKRLVEERTRDLRTAQEGLVQSAKLAALGQMSAALAHEINQPLTTQRMQLATLRLLLDNQRYDEARQALEPLEQMLTRMAALTGHLKTFARNSPSGLRERLDLATVVDQALQLLDTRIRAEQVKVSLYLARPAWVRGDAIRLEQVLINLLRNALDAMAGKSYKRLEIRIEIEAEQWRLSVLDSGGGIAAEHLANVFDPFFTTKPVGEGLGLGLAISYGIIHEAGGRLTVDNQPGGARFSLTLPCDLEP
- the bglX gene encoding beta-glucosidase BglX — translated: MNKLCLLGLVVSLASQSAFADTPAEPLKNKQAFIADLMGQMTLDEKIGQLRLISIGPEMPREQIRKEIAAGRIGGTFNSITRAENRPMQDAAGRSRLKIPMFFAYDVIHGHRTIFPISLALASSWDMDAIAKVGRVSALEASADGIDMTFAPMVDIARDPRWGRTSEGFGEDTYLVSRISKVMVESFQGKSPAEATSLMASVKHFALYGAVEGGRDYNTVDMSPTKMFNDYLPPYRAAIDAGAGGVMVALNSINGVPATSNTWLMHDLLRKDWGFKGVTVSDHGAITELVRHGVARDGREAAKLAIKAGIDLSMNDSLYDSELASLLKAGEINQADIDNAVREVLGAKYDMGLFADPYRRIGKASDDPADTYAENRLHRAEARDVARRSMVLLENREQTLPLKKAGTIALVGPLADAPIDMMGSWAAAGRPQQSVTVREGMRQVLGDQAKVIYAKGSNVTHDKAILDYLNFLNFDAPEIVDDPRPAAVLIDEAVKAAKQSDVIVAVVGESRGMSHESSSRTTLEIPAAQRELIKALKATGKPLVLVLMNGRPLSLSWEREQADAILETWFTGTEGGNAIADVLFGDYNPSGKLPITFPRSVGQIPMYYNHLSIGRPFTPGKPGNYTSQYFEEPNGPLYPFGYGLSYSEFSLSPLTLSSKTLKKGQTLEASIRVKNTGKRDGETVVQLYLQDIAASMSRPIKELKNFQKVMLKAGEERTVRFQISEEDLKFYNTQLQWAAEPGEFNVQIGLDSQAVQQQRFELL